Proteins encoded together in one Polaribacter reichenbachii window:
- a CDS encoding slipin family protein: MKRVRINVGKVGLVFKNGDYQKVITQGNHWLFLNQNVIVYDLTQEFYASVAIEVLLKDIVLADMLEIVEVKDDEIVFVYENNNFKRVLESGRYFFWKGFVDRNFEVIDKSKIYITENIDKALFANFEVNKYIRLFEVAAYEKAVLLVDDVYTKTLTGGTYRFWRNDTSIKIAKLDMRQLQLEIAGQELLTKDKATIRINFYTQYRVMDVEKALLENKDYEKQLYILMQLALRAYVGNYTLDELLENKENIANAVFDKVSKNTDILGVKIINCGMRDVILTGDMKEIMNQVLIAQKTAQANVITRREETASTRSLLNTAKLMEDNEMLFKLKEMEYVEKIADKIGEITVSGNGNMVKQLKEIFSVNK, translated from the coding sequence ATGAAAAGAGTAAGAATTAATGTAGGAAAAGTAGGATTGGTCTTCAAAAATGGCGATTACCAAAAAGTAATTACTCAAGGCAATCATTGGTTATTTTTAAATCAAAATGTAATAGTATATGATTTAACACAAGAATTTTACGCATCTGTAGCAATAGAGGTTTTATTAAAAGATATTGTTTTAGCTGATATGTTAGAAATTGTTGAGGTTAAAGATGATGAAATTGTTTTTGTATATGAAAACAATAACTTTAAAAGAGTATTAGAATCTGGTAGATACTTCTTCTGGAAAGGTTTTGTTGATAGAAATTTTGAAGTGATTGATAAAAGTAAAATCTATATTACAGAGAATATTGATAAAGCTTTGTTTGCAAATTTTGAAGTAAATAAATACATCAGATTATTTGAAGTTGCAGCTTACGAAAAAGCAGTTTTGTTGGTGGATGATGTGTATACAAAAACCTTAACAGGTGGTACTTACAGATTTTGGAGAAATGATACTTCAATCAAAATTGCAAAATTAGATATGAGGCAATTACAATTAGAAATTGCGGGTCAAGAATTGTTAACAAAAGATAAAGCAACTATTAGAATTAACTTTTATACACAATATAGAGTTATGGATGTTGAAAAAGCTTTGTTAGAAAACAAAGACTATGAAAAGCAATTATATATTTTAATGCAATTGGCTTTAAGAGCTTATGTTGGTAATTATACCTTAGATGAATTGTTAGAAAATAAAGAAAATATTGCAAATGCAGTTTTTGATAAAGTTTCTAAAAACACAGATATTTTAGGTGTAAAAATTATAAACTGCGGAATGAGAGATGTAATTTTAACTGGAGATATGAAAGAGATTATGAATCAAGTTTTAATTGCACAAAAAACTGCTCAGGCAAATGTAATTACTAGAAGAGAAGAAACAGCTTCTACTAGAAGTTTGTTAAATACAGCTAAGTTAATGGAAGATAACGAAATGTTATTTAAGTTAAAAGAGATGGAATATGTAGAGAAAATTGCTGATAAAATTGGCGAGATTACAGTTTCAGGAAATGGAAATATGGTAAAACAATTAAAAGAAATTTTTTCAGTAAATAAGTAG
- a CDS encoding tetratricopeptide repeat protein: MGTLTNNYLFKALENYPYELDEVMEALNYALSYNENNTMALTLMGKVCAEKLYKYDEAIGYFKKVLAININAFEVYEPYIRVLLWNEDYKDADNFIDFALKVKGSDKAVLYLKKAILNEQLKEYKKALSFIKLAKENAFNNDFMFNLNEIKDRIKGKIPKKKKVKSSKISKKKKK; this comes from the coding sequence ATGGGAACATTAACTAACAATTACTTGTTTAAAGCATTAGAAAATTATCCTTATGAATTAGATGAGGTTATGGAGGCTTTAAATTATGCTTTGTCTTATAATGAAAATAATACAATGGCTTTAACATTAATGGGTAAAGTGTGTGCAGAAAAGTTATATAAATACGATGAAGCTATTGGTTATTTTAAAAAAGTGTTAGCCATAAATATCAATGCTTTTGAAGTCTATGAACCTTATATAAGAGTTTTATTATGGAATGAAGATTATAAAGATGCTGATAATTTTATTGACTTTGCTTTAAAAGTGAAAGGATCTGATAAAGCAGTTTTATATTTAAAGAAAGCCATTTTAAATGAGCAATTAAAAGAGTACAAAAAGGCATTATCATTTATAAAATTAGCAAAAGAAAACGCATTTAATAATGATTTTATGTTCAATTTAAATGAAATAAAAGATAGAATTAAAGGGAAAATTCCAAAGAAAAAGAAAGTAAAATCATCAAAAATTTCGAAGAAAAAGAAAAAATAA
- the prfH gene encoding peptide chain release factor H produces the protein METKTIQISAGKGPVECEYVVAKVLRIFLLELINNKIDYTILNRETGIANGTIQSVSIQLKGNQLTEFLQHWLGTIQWIGTSTFRKFHKRKNWFIGCFEVKGLKSIEIKGNEIQFQAIRSSGAGGQHVNKVSSAIRAKHIQTGLQVLVMDSRSQHQNKKIAIKRLQEKVASFNLDQANEQLKNQWENHQKLERGNPVRVFTGSDFKQIKKSKSFKSKRNQLKDDLRKQLE, from the coding sequence ATGGAAACAAAAACAATACAAATATCTGCAGGAAAAGGACCTGTAGAATGTGAATACGTAGTTGCAAAAGTGCTTAGAATATTCTTGTTAGAATTGATAAACAACAAGATTGATTATACAATTCTTAATAGAGAAACAGGAATAGCAAATGGTACTATACAATCTGTAAGTATTCAATTAAAAGGTAATCAACTTACTGAGTTTTTGCAACACTGGTTGGGTACAATTCAATGGATAGGAACCTCAACATTTAGAAAGTTTCACAAACGTAAAAACTGGTTTATTGGTTGTTTTGAGGTTAAAGGATTAAAATCAATAGAGATTAAAGGGAACGAAATCCAATTTCAAGCCATTAGAAGTTCAGGGGCAGGAGGTCAACACGTAAATAAAGTAAGTTCTGCAATTAGAGCAAAACATATACAAACAGGTTTACAAGTTTTGGTAATGGATAGTAGATCTCAACATCAAAATAAAAAAATAGCTATTAAAAGATTACAAGAAAAAGTAGCTAGTTTTAATTTAGATCAGGCAAATGAACAGCTTAAAAATCAGTGGGAAAATCATCAAAAATTAGAAAGAGGAAACCCAGTTAGAGTGTTTACAGGGAGTGATTTTAAACAAATAAAAAAAAGTAAATCATTTAAGAGTAAAAGAAATCAACTTAAAGATGATTTACGAAAACAATTAGAATAA
- a CDS encoding PcfJ domain-containing protein, whose translation MKTNWNTKNINIRENSFLKLVEKIDKSNNKPTRYKGTIETMLLEFFGKTSKKKYIWKRATFKRLLIHTYNQKCYGLLRDYNSVEVLLHISTFGNRMVNNIENWERKGFDKEEQLRSLIKHSFAIYETPIFLENAFFGVDKKFMLWFIQLGKGKSVKELTQMPIRLTSKMAHEFKNAPNVFEPNQALCFAQALGFGASLKTAKVIGFSKLSNINESEEKFWVTVVQFFAKETTLKATELNQMLDYLAYKLRENKSFSMKSRTQKALLFQANEWQKRVYRDEIGNVLNWQASGIKPLYLEEFENGKPVVYKTVELLNSISLFDEGNVMHYCVAGYDEDCKYNGIAIFSLQKETIGKSITRLATIEIGLKQRQIFEAKAKYNDEPSVKSSELIDLWVKSSKIKPMEEEVYEAFLPDDNVRVDNGVYVADKNYDTVTVIKVVFWILYFIVKALL comes from the coding sequence ATGAAAACGAATTGGAACACAAAAAATATAAATATCCGTGAAAATAGTTTTTTAAAACTTGTTGAGAAAATAGATAAATCAAATAACAAGCCAACACGTTATAAAGGAACTATAGAAACGATGCTTCTTGAGTTTTTTGGAAAAACAAGTAAGAAGAAATACATCTGGAAAAGAGCAACTTTTAAAAGATTATTAATTCATACATATAATCAAAAATGTTATGGTTTGCTTAGAGATTACAATAGTGTTGAGGTGCTACTTCATATAAGTACTTTTGGTAATCGAATGGTTAACAATATAGAAAATTGGGAGCGTAAAGGTTTTGATAAAGAAGAGCAATTAAGATCTTTAATCAAACACAGTTTTGCTATTTATGAAACACCAATATTCTTAGAAAACGCTTTTTTTGGAGTTGATAAAAAATTTATGCTTTGGTTTATACAATTAGGTAAAGGTAAAAGTGTAAAAGAATTGACTCAAATGCCAATTCGTTTAACTAGTAAAATGGCTCACGAATTTAAGAATGCTCCTAATGTTTTTGAACCCAATCAAGCATTGTGTTTTGCGCAAGCTTTAGGTTTTGGAGCCTCTTTAAAAACGGCTAAAGTTATCGGTTTTTCTAAGTTATCTAATATCAATGAAAGTGAAGAAAAGTTCTGGGTAACAGTGGTTCAGTTTTTTGCAAAAGAAACAACTTTAAAAGCTACTGAATTAAACCAAATGTTAGATTATTTGGCTTATAAATTAAGAGAAAACAAAAGTTTTTCTATGAAAAGTAGAACACAAAAAGCTTTGCTGTTTCAGGCTAATGAGTGGCAGAAAAGAGTTTATAGAGATGAGATTGGTAATGTTTTAAATTGGCAAGCTTCTGGAATAAAACCATTGTATTTAGAAGAATTTGAAAATGGAAAACCAGTGGTTTATAAAACAGTAGAACTATTAAATTCTATTTCACTGTTTGATGAAGGTAATGTAATGCATTACTGTGTTGCAGGGTATGATGAGGATTGTAAGTATAATGGCATAGCCATATTTTCTTTACAAAAAGAAACTATAGGTAAATCAATAACTCGTTTGGCAACCATAGAAATTGGTCTTAAACAAAGACAAATTTTTGAAGCAAAAGCAAAATATAATGATGAGCCAAGTGTAAAATCTTCGGAATTGATTGATTTATGGGTTAAAAGCTCTAAAATTAAGCCAATGGAAGAGGAAGTTTATGAAGCTTTTCTACCTGATGATAATGTTAGAGTTGATAATGGGGTTTATGTTGCTGATAAAAATTATGATACAGTAACTGTAATAAAAGTAGTCTTTTGGATTCTATATTTCATCGTAAAAGCATTACTGTAA